In a genomic window of Narcine bancroftii isolate sNarBan1 chromosome 7, sNarBan1.hap1, whole genome shotgun sequence:
- the rpl21 gene encoding large ribosomal subunit protein eL21, which produces MTNTKGKRRGTRYMFARPFRKHGPIPLSTYFSIYRKGDIVDIKGTGTVQKGMPHKCYHGKTGRIYNVTQHAVGIIINKQVKGKILAKRINVRIEHIKHSKSRDSFLLRVKANELAKKEAKEKCTWVDLKRKPAEPQKAHFVRTKVNKPQLLEPIPYEFMA; this is translated from the exons ATGACAAACACCAAGGGTAAAAGGAGGGGAACGCGATATATGTTCGCAAGGCCTTTCCGCAAACACG gaCCTATTCCCCTCTCTACGTACTTCAGTATCTACAGGAAGGGAGATATTGTTGatatcaag GGCACAGGCACTGTTCAAAAGGGCATGCCCCACAAATGTTATCATGGGAAGACTGGAAGAATTTACAACGTTACACAACATGCTGTAGGCATTATTATCAACAAGCAAGTCAA GGGCAAGATCCTCGCCAAAAGAATTAATGTGCGTATTGAGCACATTAAGCATTCAAAAAGCAGGGACAGTTTTCTGCTTCGTGTGAAAGCAAATGAACTGGCAAAGAAAGAGGCCAAGGAGAAGTGCACCTGGGTTGATCTGAAACGCAAG CCTGCTGAGCCCCAGAAGGCTCACTTTGTGAGGACCAAGGTCAACAAGCCACAGCTGCTGGAGCCTATTCCATATGAGTTCATGGCATAA